A stretch of Carya illinoinensis cultivar Pawnee chromosome 14, C.illinoinensisPawnee_v1, whole genome shotgun sequence DNA encodes these proteins:
- the LOC122293494 gene encoding uncharacterized protein LOC122293494, which yields MAMLGGHAGASGSGGGIPEPSRELAAATGGAGEDGDRAETSHAGGGRSFAQALQRPIPTAKFRIPLRKPELISGELGFVFSEVEISRVAKELKYALVLKFFSKRPSIDVLRRQIIKSWGFSEVPIISFMDELHVLLHLANEKDYLHAWAREGRYVAGCSFRLFNWTADFNVKKEPSIAPQWIYLPGLPLHLYRMDILQIFASRFGRFLGTDNATLYRTRATGARMCVEVDLLEEPVAGFPLVTGKTQIWQRVVYEKKGFYCKKCFRQGHTEMVCRTGETVNRMSRREGKKVLEKEGEERVWKEVGQK from the coding sequence ATGGCCATGCTAGGTGGTCATGCGGGAGCTTCTGGGAGTGGGGGAGGCATCCCTGAACCGAGTAGGGAGCTTGCTGCTGCGACGGGCGGAGCTGGGGAGGACGGTGACAGAGCCGAGACGAGTCACGCAGGGGGTGGACGATCCTTTGCTCAGGCCCTCCAAAGACCGATTCCGACGGCAAAATTTAGGATACCGTTGAGGAAGCCAGAACTGATTTCTGGAGAGCTGGGCTTCGTTTTCTCGGAGGTGGAAATCTCAAGGGTTGCTAAAGAGCTGAAATATGCTCTGGTTCTCAAATTTTTCTCTAAGAGACCCTCTATCGACGTACTGAGACGGCAAATCATCAAATCTTGGGGTTTTTCTGAAGTGCCGATAATAAGTTTTATGGATGAACTCCACGTGCTCCTCCACCTGGCCAATGAAAAAGACTACCTTCATGCTTGGGCGAGGGAGGGAAGATATGTGGCGGGATGCTCTTTCAGATTGTTCAACTGGACAGCGGATTTCAACGTGAAAAAGGAACCGTCCATAGCTCCCCAGTGGATCTACCTTCCAGGTTTGCCACTACACCTTTACAGAATGGATATTTTACAGATTTTTGCTTCTCGTTTTGGTAGATTTTTAGGAACGGATAATGCCACCTTATATAGGACGAGGGCAACAGGGGCTAGAATGTGTGTTGAAGTAGACTTACTAGAAGAACCAGTGGCTGGTTTTCCGCTGGTTACAGGCAAAACACAGATTTGGCAACGGGTAGTTTATGAGAAAAAAGGTTTCTATTGTAAAAAGTGTTTTAGACAAGGGCACACAGAAATGGTTTGTAGAACAGGAGAGACAGTGAACAGAATGAGTAGAAGGGAAGGAAAGAAAGTCTTGGAAaaggagggagaggagagagtaTGGAAGGAAGTGGGACAGAAATAA
- the LOC122293305 gene encoding uncharacterized protein LOC122293305: MKLLRIQFQQLLSLMSDVIPTLDTITTYQHRIVAPAIFSAIRRGNFEFVYFIVKADSNILRFYDDIERRNIFHWAILCREYGTFSLICNIKRKNVLLNMLDESENTIWHMAGKLTKNTLVDQIRGAAFQMQREVQWFKEVESICPPSLKESLNKEGLTARQLFTRDHQEMRKEGEKWMKSTATSCTVVGALIITIMFAAAFTIPGGNNQDTGLPILVHDKLFTLFIVTDSVSLFSSSTSVLMFLGILTSRYAEEDFLKSLPRKMMIGLFTLFFSIATMMIAFSAALFLMLRGKYLIVVPIIGLASVPIILFVLMQFRLLGALLVSTYGSGILDRKIKLSF; encoded by the exons ATGAAGCTGCTACGTATCCAATTCCAACAACTTCTGTCTCTTATGAGTGATGTGATTCCAACTTTAGATACAATCACAACATATCAACATAGGATTGTTGCACCAGCAATCTTCAGTGCTATCAGGAGAGGGAACTttgaatttgtttattttatagtCAAAGCAGATTCAAACATTTTAAGGTTCTATGATGATATTGAAAGAAGGAACATATTCCATTGGGCCATCCTATGTCGTGAATACGGGACCTTTAGCCTCATATGcaacataaaaagaaagaatgttCTACTAAATATGTTAGATGAGTCCGAAAATACCATATGGCATATGGCAGGGAAGTTAACAAAAAATACTCTTGTCGATCAAATAAGAGGTGCAGCTTTTCAAATGCAAAGAGAAGTTCAATGGTTTAAG GAGGTGGAAAGCATTTGCCCTCCCTCTCTTAAGGAAAGTTTAAATAAAGAAGGTTTGACTGCCAGACAATTGTTTACTAGAGATCACCAAGAGATGAGAAAAGAGGGAGAGAAATGGATGAAGAGCACGGCAACTTCTTGTACTGTGGTCGGTGCTCTCATCATTACTATTATGTTTGCGGCAGCATTTACTATTCCTGGTGGTAACAACCAAGATACAGGCTTGCCAATCCTTGTGCATGACAAACTATTTACACTCTTTATAGTAACTGATTCTGTGTCACTATTTTCTTCCTCAACTTCAGTATTGATGTTTTTGGGAATCCTCACATCACGTTATGCAGAAGAAGACTTTCTTAAATCTTTGCCTAGAAAGATGATGATAGgccttttcactctcttcttCTCTATTGCAACTATGATGATAGCCTTTTCTGCTGCTCTTTTTCTTATGTTACGTGGAAAATATTTGATCGTCGTCCCTATCATTGGTTTGGCTAGTGTTCCCATTATTCTATTTGTATTAATGCAATTTCGCCTTCTTGGTGCATTGCTTGTTTCAACCTATGGATCGGGCATCCTTGATAGAAAAATAAagctttctttttaa
- the LOC122293493 gene encoding uncharacterized protein LOC122293493, with the protein METNNFPLELLGNDNYANWSVKMKNYLLGQGLWDIVETSSSKPPKPDDDVVEFEAWRKRNDTTLQAIQSSCGMDILSRINNNCSAKIVWKMLAKMFMESNGHDKLIQTEDDDSRIDEENSSSSDNTGQEREDDYPDLVKAVQSRDWITARDFLKLHPTASTAVITLMGGTVLHAAVEAEQELIVEELVNMISEHDLEMLDNAGDTALHLAIASGNHRMAECLITKNRRLVSLRNANGELPVAQAMGYGHKELARYLYSHTPLRFLVEGYDGASLLNRSIYSRDLGNKYYCMFFSSSNHSFR; encoded by the exons ATGGAAACAAACAATTTTCCTCTTGAActtcttggaaatgataatTATGCGAACTGGAGTGTCAAGATGAAAAACTATCTGTTGGGTCAAGGTCTTTGGGATATTGTTGAAACAAGCAGCTCGAAACCCCCCAAACCAGATGATGATGTGGTTGAATTTGAGGCTTGGAGGAAAAGGAATGATACGACTTTACAAGCAATTCAAAGTTCATGCGGGATGGACATACTATCTCGGATCAATAACAATTGTTCTGCAAAAATTGTTTGGAAAATGTTAGCTAAAATGTTCATGGAAAGTAATGGACATGACAAGTTAATACAGACAGAAGATGATGATTCGAGAATTGATGAAGAAAACTCTTCAAGTTCAGACAAcacag GGCAAGAGAGGGAGGATGATTATCCGGACTTAGTCAAGGCTGTGCAAAGTAGGGATTGGATAACTGCAAGAGATTTCCTCAAGCTCCACCCTACTGCATCGACAGCAGTAATTACACTTATGGGTGGGACGGTTCTTCACGCTGCTGTTGAAGCTGAACAGGAACTTATAGTGGAGGAGTTGGTCAATATGATTTCGGAACATGATTTGGAAATGCTAGATAATGCCGGCGATACAGCTCTACATTTGGCAATTGCTAGTGGGAATCACCGGATGGCAGAGTGCCTGATTACCAAGAACAGGAGGTTGGTTAGCCTTAGGAATGCTAACGGAGAACTTCCAGTTGCTCAGGCTATGGGCTATGGACATAAAGAATTGGCTCGCTATCTCTATTCTCACACTCCGTTACGATTTTTGGTGGAAGGCTACGATGGTGCTTCACTTCTCAACCGTTCTATCTATTCCAGAGATTTAGGTAACAAATATTACTGCatgtttttttcctcttctaatcATTCATTCCGGTGA